The Setaria italica strain Yugu1 chromosome VIII, Setaria_italica_v2.0, whole genome shotgun sequence genome includes the window GCTGATGACGGTCCATATCGTCGCCAGTTTGACAACCGGACTGAAGATGTCATCGTAGTCGATTCCGTGGCGTTGGGAGAATCCGCGGACCACCCAGCGCGCCTTGTGTCGTGCGAGGGACCCATCAGCATAGAGCTTATGCTGAAAGATCCACTTGCCCGACACGACATTGGCACCAGGCAGCCGAGGGACGAGGCGCCAGGTGTCATTGTCAATGAGAGCCTGGAACTCGTCGACCATGGCAGCACGCCAGTTGGCGTCAGCCAGGGCACTGCGGTAGTTTGCCGGAAGCAGAGATGACGAGGAGGTCGAGGCCGTCAAGCCCTGGTAGTGTACCCACTGGATGGCCCTAGTCACAGATTGAGTTGATAGGATGCGGAGGAGCCGAAGGGGGTGACGAGGAGGGTGCTTGGGGTGCCATGGGCGCAGGGGCTGGCGTCGGGGCCGCGGGTGCCAAGGTTGCGGGCGTTGCTCGCTATGCTGCTGGAGGCGTCGTGGCGGGTGCCGCAGCCACCCATGGCCGCGGGGTGTGGTAGTGAGGCAGGGGCGGCACCAGTGGGCCGGGGGACGCCGGGCAACGAGGAGGGCCCCCGGTGGCAGGAGCAGTACTGGCGGAGGCGCTAGTGGAACCGATGGGTGCTGTGCCACCCGTAGACAGAGCGGGGTACACGGTCGGGCCGCGTACCAGGATGGCATGGTTGTCGTCGGGAAAATCCTACAAAACAACTGGTAAGGGCTACGGCTGCTCAACGTCTGAGGACGGAGCGACCGAGGTGACCGTATAGCTGCCGCTGCCCAAGTAATCTCTTCTAGGGTTGGTGATAATCTGGAGGCGCCACCAGTTGCCCCGTCCAGTGTGCTGAATCCCAGTGATTTGCCTAAGCGCTTGGCGGGTAAAGCTGCCCTTGTGCCCCGTCGGTCAAGCAAGTGAGTTCCCTGGTAATGTGTTTGGGTACTAATTTTGTATCCAGTAATCGTTTATCTGGTTCTTATGCTTCGTCATGTGTAGGTCGTCTTTCAGTGTTGACCTTAGCATGGTGAGCACCGAACCGGCAGCTGATGACGGAGGCCACTCATCTCCGGACCCTGCTTCTGCGCCTATTGTCGATCTGACTGAAAAGAACACGGGGCCGGCAGCGAATCCCAGTTCTACATCTCTGGCGGCTGCGTTATTGCAGGATGCGATCGGCGCTCTTCAGAACACGGCGCCGGTCGCCCCCCAGACTTCTGCTCCCAAGCTGCTGCCTGAAGCCGCATCGGCTTAAGGACCTTCTGCAGCGGACATTTTGGACGCCCTTCCTCTCAGTGCTGCGAGTActgaagcccccgagcttgaggCTGCGCGCGCCATTGAGTCCGTTAGGGTGGCTACGGAGAAGTTGTCTAAGGAGGGGCCATCATTTAGTGAGGAACTAGTCTTGGAGCCCAGTGCGAGGACTGATTCCGCGGCTGAAGATCCGATGCCGCAGACGGAGGTCGAGGCTTATGAGAGCCCCTTGTTTGATCCGCAGGCTATATCCTCTTTTTTTTGAGGCAAATCAGCGTTTGTTGACGTATACCAAGGTGAGTTTTGAACTCAGTGGAAGGTGTTGCTGCAGATTGTTCGGACGAGACGTATAAGCAATACTTGGAGGAATTAGACCCCATAGCCGAGGAGGTAGCCAAGTTCGTTAACTTGCAGGAGTCTTAGGCTCCCTTCGGTTGTAATCGCTCCTGAACTTGTATCTCTGTACAATGATCTTTTGGGAGAATTTTGCCTTTTGATTTCCCACTAGTTCGCTTGTGAGAGTACTTTCTTCTACAATGAACCCCACAATTCGGTGCTTTTTAGCCACAGATCTGCTAAGGCATTGAGGCGTGTTGTTATGTTATCTTGGCCTATTTCTCGACATCGGACCGCTGTTCTTGGTCATATCTCACACCGTGGTAGAACCATGCCTGGTATATCTGGAGACAATCCCTATGGTTTCACAATGAGATTGACTGAAGTTGGTATTACCTCTGAGTCTGGAAGTTCAGGAGCTCCGTGTTTTGATGGATGGAGCTATAGTGTTGGAGTGCTACATGGTGGCGATGGGCGCTTCTCATACTTTATTCCTCTGAATGTGCTTAGAACAACTTTGGCACAGTGGGGTAAGTACCAACGCACCCCGTTGCTTTTTTCGTTACATTTAAAAAGGGTTGTATAAGTTTCTAACGTTGATTTTGTTGTATTTGCAGGTTTTGGCATGTATGCTGATGAATGATTCTGAGGCCTTCCGAAGGCTTTGCTCCAGAACTACCTCTTTCAGTTGATCTCCACAGACAGCATTTATCTTTCCACTAACTCTGTAACAAGTCCGGTTACCTGCAGTATGTGTGCTTGGGGTCCAGTGCAACCTTGAGCTGAGCAGTAGTTTTCACTTTTCACTGTTCTTGTAGCTATTTACATACCGCGTCCTGTTCCCGTTTAAAGATTGGGGGAATCTGGTCATCTTGTAGCCTGAGCTATTGCGTTAGTTTCTGTTCTTGTCAGTAATCGGTGAAATTGAGTGTGGATGTCGATGCCACTAACTAGCTGCTGACTGTGCATCCCATCCTGCTTAACTATGGTCAAAATTTAAACAAAGTGTTGGCAATGGTTTTGGTTGAGCTAAGTTTCAGAAATTCCTACTTATTCACCACGAACAGATATCCGAAATGACATTCCGAGACAGTACGCACGCTTGACTGGTGTCCCTGCTTAGGACTAGGTGTTCTCCTTCCGCTGGTAAGACCGCATTTCATGGGCACAAGGTCACATTCACGCGAGATACGCGCCTGAAAGTCCGTTAGTTCGTCCTGTGTTGTTCCATACATGAGCAGAGAACTACCAAGTAATGGCAGTATACCACAGAGTAGTCCAAGAGCAGCAGAGCACGCTTGCGCTAATTTCCGAACACGCTTAGCTTTGTTGCCTGATCGACCACACCCTTGCAGCACCCCTCCTCATCAAACAGGCTCTAATGATATGGGACTTGCTGGTCGCATATGTCGATCTGCATCCAGCAGCCACATATCCATCAACAAGAGTGCACACGCATACTCATCCTAGCTTGATTGCAGGTAAAAGAGAAACCACTTCCAAGTTTGTCTGATAAGATTTGACACCTGATTTATTTTCCCCAGCTTGTCGCCAACAGATTTGTCACCTGCATCACTGCATTGGACTTCGACCGCCAGTCAAGACGCGAGTACAGCCTGTCAACCATACATCCtcgggcccaccagaaggtctgtacggacccactcaaggggacgcACTCGAGACGTATCAGGACATGAATACTATGCTACAGGGCAACGTAGACTACACGGAACCCCTGAAGGACTAGTCCGaacacaaggaaactactctgccgagttagagtaggactctgtagtcTTGTCCAACTAGTACGATTGGACCAAAAACTACCCTGTCACCCTGCTCCCCTGATATATaggggtgggcagggaccccctctagacaagttcaatcgaatacaagcatacaacacacaggacgtagggtattacgcgatctagcggcccgaacgtGTCCAAATCGTGTTCCCACGTCACATCGACTCTTTGATTTCGgcaacacccaccaaccaaaactctatctcggatATTCTCTTGATAGGTTGCCgagttaaaacaccgacagctggcgcgccagttAGGTTTCCAACACCGCTGCATCGCTGACGGCATTGGAGGTTTCCAACGCCGCATACTCGAAGAACCAGAGAAGAAACTGTCAGGATGCTGAAGACTACTCCATCAGACTAGTCCCTCAGGCTAGTCCATCTGAAGACTACTCCACAGGATCTAGTCCCTCGGACTACTCCATCTGAAGACTACTCCACCAGACTACTCCTCAGACTCTAGTCCCTCAGACTACTCCATATGAAGAATAACAGAATACAAATTGATCTCTCTAGGACCAGCTAAATAACAGAATAACAAAATCCGTCAGCGATGATATACAGCAGTCTCAAAGTATCTGAAAATCTATATGCACCAGGACAAAATAACTAACCTAAGGAGTAATATAGGACACTAGCTTGGTCACGAAATAGTCAGTCATGATTAATGCCTAGAGATGCTGATGAACTTGGCCGAACCTACACACTACCCAAAATTGTGCTGCAGGACAACGCACGTCCAATCTTGAAAGGAAGTTCATAGTCTTTCAAGAAAGCGGATTCTCTCTTCGCACCCTCTGCTTCTGACCATACATACAAACCCCGCTCTTGGCGGCCACCAGGGACTGTGTTGTCAAGTATGAGAGCAACCAGAAATGCAATGACCATATTGAGTGACAGTAACATGTTAAGGACATAGTTCACCTGAAATGCAAGCAGATAAGTTAAATTGCAGTCAAATATTTGGGTATAACCAAGACTGTCAATATCGCACTATGAGTTGTACAATGAGTTGGTAGGATAGCACATGCTTGCTGTTGTAGTACTGTGTCTCTTTTCTTATGAAATAAAAGCTGTACTAATGTCCTAACCATATATAAGGCTGGATTATAAGTACAACGATAATTTAGGCATTTAAATCTGAAGCATCATAAAGATCAATTTAATCTTATATTTCTTTGTCCTTTTCTAGTGCAAAATTGTCAGCAGCTGGTAGTAACAAAGGGGAAAACGGTAAATGGAAGAATGTGGTGGAAACCAGTTGACCTGGGAGCAAGATGAGGAGATTCATGCTCAGGACGACAGTAATATAATTCCCCATACTTCAAACTTGAATAACCAAATATGTATTGGAGTACATCCAACATCAGATATTTTACACTTTTACACACTAGAACTATTCATACTTGACTAACATTCAGTTGAAGCATATACCAGACTCTGAAGCATATAGTCCCTTCAATTAGTACCTTCCTATgctatattttttctttatccatttttttaaaagttgAACCATAAACCCCTAAACTACTTCATTTGTGAAGCATATAAATGGTCGGTAATTTTGGCATAGGAAAAAGCTAGGTGGTTTGCCATGCTACATGCCAGTGGCGATTCAGCAGTCAAAGGCAAGCCAGCCACAGAGGCTGGCTGGTGGCAGGGGAAATTGGCAGCAGGAAGGGGAATGCGGAGAGGGAGGTACACTGGGTTGGTGGTCAAGGCAAGTAGCACAAAGGAGAGGGGTCCTGTCAGCAGGGTGGGAAGTGTGCGGGATTAGCAGCTCCTAAGCTCCACTTAAGGTTACAGTTTCTTCATTTGCCTGGCTTTCAAGCCATAATGCCCATCTTTTTCTTACTATAATGCACATATAAAAAGCACAATAGGATAATGAAGTATTCTAATGAAAAAGATTGAAAGTTTGAGTACATACCCCACCAGATCAGGCTTGCAGCATAACCCAGCCAGTCAGATGAAGGGATCAGTTGAAAAGAGGATTCAGATCAAGTTGACTGAGTAAACCCCTCCTTTGAAGCTCCAGCTGAATATATGGGATTACCAGGGGAAACCTCACGCGTGTCACAATGTCAGAACCCTTAGCAGAAAAATACCGTTGCAAAGTCATTCCATTCGCACACAAACCAGCCTCCATACGGTGGGCAATTCGGTTCCTCTTAAAATCAAAGAATCGGAGAGGCCGGATCAAGGCAATCTGGTAAGGGGTGATTGATATCTGATTGCCTTTTGGTATTCCCAACATGCGAAGGGCTGTTTTCTGTTCAGGATAAAGACATGTCTGATTATAGATGTTTGTGGGAATAGTATAGCTACTGCCTTGATTGAAGTTCAGGGTGGTACTTAGTACGCTGTTGGTACTAACTACTTGTTGCCAATTCGCAACATTGGGTACATTCTGTAGGACTAGCAAGATAGCATGGAAATGATGTTTAGGAATCTTGAACTTGACATAGTCATGAAGCTCCTTATAGAGAGCGGGGTAAGAAGTCATTGGCACAAGGCTAGCATGAATAGGAAACATGGCACGAACTGCAAAGTCAGTGCGCATGAGATAAGTAAGGTGTTGAATGTCAGGAGGAATTCGCTGACCAAACAGACCATCGATGATAGTGGAAGCTGAATGATAATTCTGCTGAAGGTAAGCTAGCCTGGCAGCCGGAAGCGGATTGCTCAAAATCTGAACACCTCTCAACTTAACTTTACCGTTCGGTGCCACACGAACATGATGTTCTCCAAGTGCAGCAAGACACTTCCCCTCAGCCTCAATCTGCCTCAACTCCAATATAAGCGAGCGTGCGAACGTCTTGCTTATCTCCGTAGCAACATCTTACGATGCTAGAGGATCCCTCTCACCTGGGAGCATGGGAACATGAGGCTGGCCAGGCATAGTTGTGGTCCTACCAGCTCGAATGACCATCAGATGACTTGATCTGAATGAATCCAATGATGTGCCATCATCATCAAAAACCACAGGGTTCCCATTGCCATCGAGCATGACATACTGATCATAGGCCATATAAGGCGACATGACTGAAAATGTAAAAACAGAATTAATATGAATGTAGAGTAAACACTCATCACATATGATCCACATAAACGACGTTGCTTAGCGCGCGATATTTTTTATCGTGTCGTGTAGTGCACCAAATTTTTTATCGtgttgtgtaacttttttattttagtagtaTTGGACTTTTCATATATAGTAaagtgcccgtgcgttgctacgagaaaataaaaatataacaaGACCTCACTTGGCGAGTCGCCGAGTCTGCGCAATTTCCGACCCGAGTGGTTTTCAACCATGCACACAAAAGCCAATGAGGAAAAATAAGCAAATTAAACTGATACAGTTCACATCGCTGCTGCCTCCCGTCGTTGGTGCCAGTGGCGGGGTTGGCTTCCGAAAGAATTCACGCATTCTTTGCGGTTTGCGCAACTGCTTGATCCGTCATTGCAAGGTGGTGTTTCTGCGCAGGCGTCCATGGCGGCTTTGTCCTGGTTGCTGATAGCCTGCTAGAGCTTCGTCCTGGCCTCCATTGCCCCCGATCTAGTGCCCAACACTTACTTGCTAAGGAAtgttaaaacaaaaaaaatatagcaaTGAATTTCATAACTAAGCATTAGGGGAAAACAATTAAACTGTCCAGACTATTTGATGTTACTCTGTATCAGCAACATACAAAAGATAAATTAGAAGAACTGAAAAAAACAATAACAGTCTGCTGAGACTTACGAGCAAATGTTCGACTCAGGAAAGCCTCAAGCAGCTCAAACTGAAAAATGTCAGCAGGTTATACAAAGCCATGCCTTCGCAAACCCtttattcaagctttcactatATATCAGGTCATGAGACGTGGAGTGAAACGCCTAAGTTAGTTGGGTGGCATTGAGTTAGCAGCAGCCCTACTTGTGGTCTTCGATGATGAATAGACAGTACTGGTGATTCGGATAAGCTCATTAATCAGAATTTTAAAGGAGGGATCAATTAACACACTAACAAAAGAATTTTAAACTTAGTTGTCCCAAAAAGAACATACCTGTTTAAAAAATCCATGGACTAAGGCAACAGTCCAACTGGTATTCTTGAGATGATTCCGAATTGCTCGTGTCAGAAATTCATTCCATACAAACATTGTTTCATAAACAACCTGTCCAGTATTCTTCTCAGTTACGTTCTTCTGAAGGCTGCGCATGATGTTGTAAGAGTAGCTGAAGAAGAAATCCTTTGAAAGATCAACCGAGCAAAGTAGGCGCTTATATCTACAGAAAACGAGAGACGAGAACATAAATCACTTCAGAAAATTTGAAACTTCTAGTGTATATCTGAAAATGAATATTACAAGTAGAATGCTACTGGAGCAAGAAAATTTGAAACTTTTCTATATACCTCCAACTACATGAACACCTTACACAAGGCTCAGAACTGCAAGAATTCCCATTATGTATACTGGCTATATGAGTTGGATGGATATTGTTTCTCAACAGGAAAATTTATACACATAGGAGAGATGTGAACAAATATTACTCTATCGCTGTACAATCAAACAACATCATGCAGATTTGCCCATGCTCTACTGGAACATAAATAAGGGATCCCCATAAATAATGAAGAGAGCTTAGTATGTCATCATGCAATTTGATGCAAAACAGTACAACATGGGGGTGCTAGTGTTGTTTACTTAGCCAAGATTTTTGTTCTCGTAAAGATATGTAGTTTGATTGATAGACATCCCACTCTTGACACTGGATGGTTGGCATGATTTCTTTTAGATGCTGTTTGCTAGTGGTGATTGGTGCCCGCATCCTTTTTTGACCTTGTTGTTAATGAAGAGTATTATTGAGTGTTACAGCGTTGTTTGATCTGTTGCTTTTCTGGACGTGTCATGTAGAATTTCTTGAGGTGCTAACTGGTAGCTTGGTTTCTGTTTGCATGGGTGGTGGGTAGGCCCCTTGATGCATAAAAGCAGTTTGTAAAGGTGCTGCGGTGCAAGAACAGGCAGTCCAGTCCATGTTATATATGGATGTTTAAGTCTACTTCTAGTCACAAATAAGTGACATTTTGTGGCTGTCTTAAATCAACCAGTCCAAACTTTAGTTTCAAATTACTTTTTATGTGTTGAGTTTGGATATTTGAAAATGATATTactagatttgtcttgaaatatAGTTTTGTAAAATTATATTTTGATGTATTTATTAGATAATTGAAACTGTGTCAAAGTCCAAAACGTGACTTATTTGTGACTGGAAGGGAGTTGTTAGGGCACAACTTTGAATGTGGGAGTGACGTGTTCTTCAGTCCTATCCCATGGTCACGGCTATTGGAGTGACATCCACACAATTTGTGCAAGTTTGTTGCTGCCGACATCAAATTATGGCTCATGGGAACATGGAAAAAAAGAATTAGGCATTCAGTTTTGTTAGCATGGCCAGTTCATTATAAGTCAGGTTGAATGCTCAGATGCTATGACTGAGAGCACTTGGTTTCGACAGATCAGGCTGCATGCAGGACAGCAGGAATGAGGCACCTGACCTATTGACAGGCTCCAAGCGAATAGATACTCTGCATAACTAGATTAACACATGGGCATCCATGAATGGACTTTATTTTCAAGTGTATGGTTTGCATGAAATGAGATAGCATAGCATACTCGTTTGTTTTCAGTTTAGACACAGCCTAGCTGCTGGCGTTTGAATTTTCTTGTTCCAAGTTTACGGTTTGCACCTTGGAACCTTTTGCCCTGAACTTAAGTACCCATGACCTGCATGCAACTGTGACTGGCTGAAATCTCTACCTTTTATTACCATGGTTGTGCCCTTTGCCTTGGCTATTGGCTTCATTTAGTTTGTCCACTTTTATCTGTATATGTGGTGTTTTTTCGCTGCAGTGTCGTAAACTCTGGAGCTCACGACTTTGTTGGGGGTCTATTATTTTTGCAGGGAGGAACTGGTGCTGAAAGGAGCTCAGGAAGCAAACCATATGCCGTCGCCGCCTTGTGCACATGTTGGTGCTGGAGGCTTATTTTCATCAACAAGTCCTGATGAGGCGAGTGTTGTTATGTTATCTTGGCCTATTTCTGGACATCGGACCGCTGTCCTTGGTCATATCTCACACCGTGGTAGAACCATGCCTGATATATCTGGAGACAATCCCTATGGTTTCACAATGAGATTGACTGAAGTTGATACTACCTCTGAGTCTGGAAGTTCAGGAGCTCCGTGTTTTGATGGATGGGGCTTTAGTGTTGGAGTGCTACATGGTGGCGATGGGCGCTTCTCATACTTTATTCCTCTGAATGTGGTTAGACAAACTTTGGCACAGTGGGGTAAGTACCAACACATCCCGTTGCTTTATTTCGTTACATTTAAAAAGGGTTGTATAAGTTTCTAACGTTGATTTTGTTGTATTTGCAGGTTTTGTCATGTATGCTGATGAATGATTCTGAAGCCTTCCGAAGGCTTTGCTCCAGAACTACCTCTTTCAGTTGATCTCCACATACAGCATTTATCTTTCCACCAACTCTGTAACAAGTCCGGTTACCTGCAGTATGTGTGCTTGGGGTCCAGTGCAACCTTGAGCTGAGCAGTAGTTTTCACTTTTCACTGTTCTTGTAGCTATTTACAAACCGCGTCCTGTTCCCGTTTAAAGAT containing:
- the LOC106804472 gene encoding uncharacterized protein LOC106804472, yielding MGGCGTRHDASSSIASNARNLGTRGPDASPCAHGTPSTLLVTPFGSSASYQLNLALADANWRAAMVDEFQALIDNDTWRLVPRLPGANVVSGKWIFQHKLYADGSLARHKARWVVRGFSQRHGIDYDDIFSPVVKLATIWTVISIATSRA